The Melopsittacus undulatus isolate bMelUnd1 chromosome 12, bMelUnd1.mat.Z, whole genome shotgun sequence genome has a segment encoding these proteins:
- the COMT gene encoding catechol O-methyltransferase, with amino-acid sequence MLESSSVLLFIVFLLLFILLLFVVLIKRNPTVALLWNEIIMEKITNLIMNQTKEQRILNFVLQNAVRGDPCSVLDAIDKYCSEKEWAMNVGNEKGVILDKTVEEVSPSVALELGTYCGYSGVRIARLLKAGARLLTVEFNPEFAAIAKQMFEFAGVQDKVRLLEGPSEEIIPQLKKKYEVDTLDFVFLDHWKDRYAPDTILLQECNLLRKGSVLLADNVIIPGTPEFLNYVRNNSHFQCTNYPSHLEYMKAADAMEKAVFLG; translated from the exons atgCTGGAGAGCTCTTCAGTCCTTTTGTTCattgttttcctcctgcttttcattttgctgctctttgtggTACTCATCAAGAGAAACCCcactgttgcccttctctggaaTGAAATAATCATGGAGAAAATAACCAATTTAATCATGAATCAGACCAAGGAACAAAGGATTTTAAATTTTGTGCTGCAGAATGCAGTCCGAGGAGACCCCTGTAGTGTGCTGGATGCTATAGATAAGTACTGCTCCGAGAAAGAGTGGGCCATGAATGTGGGCAATGAGAAAG GTGTAATTCTAGACAAGACAGTGGAAGAGGTTAGTCCATCGGTTGCACTGGAGCTGGGAACATACTGTGGCTACTCAGGAGTCAGGATTGCTCGGCTGCTGAAGGCAGGAGCTCGTCTTCTTACTGTGGAGTTCAACCCAGAGTTTGCTGCTATAGCTAAACAGATGTTTGAGTTTGCTGGAGTGCAAGATAAG GTAAGACTCCTAGAAGGCCCTTCAGAGGAAATTATTccccagctgaagaaaaaatatgaagtgGATACTCTAGATTTTGTCTTCCTGGACCACTGGAAAGACAGATACGCACCAGACACCATCCTGCTTCAG GAATGCAACTTGCTGAGGAAGGGATCTGTTCTTCTGGCCGACAATGTCATCATCCCAGGAACTCCAGAATTCCTTAACTATGTCCGCAACAACTCCCATTTCCAATGCACTAACTACCCGTCTCATCTGGAATATATGAAAGCTGCTGATGCTATGGAAAAGGCTGTGTTTTTGGGATAA